From a region of the Lactuca sativa cultivar Salinas chromosome 4, Lsat_Salinas_v11, whole genome shotgun sequence genome:
- the LOC111894710 gene encoding protein RER1A isoform X1, producing MNVTSGGDGGGDEDVHTSSALTNWTHTVSQRYQHLLDKSTPYVRHRWIGFGVVLFIYVLRVSFVQGYYIVTYGLGIYILQLFITFLSPQVDPEFEEDPFDGLALPTHGSEEFRPFVRRLPEFKFWYSITKAACLAFVLTFFRVFDVPVFWPILLFYWIVLFVATMRRQIRHMIKHRYVPYTFGKREEQKRWLMMHPLLQVESSLVTFVAYYRYIEAIR from the exons ATGAATGTCACTAGCGGTGGCGATGGTGGTGGAGACGAGGACGTTCACACATCCTCCGCCTTGACCAACTGGACGCACACCGTCTCCCAAAGATACCAACACCTTCTCGACAAGTCAACACCATACGTCCGCCACCGTTGGATCGGTTTCGGCGTCGTCTTGTTCATCTACGTCCTCCGTGTTTCCTTCGTTCAAGGTTACTACATCGTAACATACGGCCTAGGGATCTACATTCTTCAGCTCTTCATCACTTTCCTTTCGCCTCAGGTTGATCCCGAATTTGAAGAAGATCCTTTCGATGGCCTTGCCCTACCTACCCATGGATCCGAAGAATTCCGCCCCTTCGTTCGTCGTCTTCCCGAATTCAAGTTCTG GTATTCAATTACAAAAGCAGCTTGCCTTGCTTTTGTGTTGACATTCTTCCGTGTATTTGATGTTCCTGTATTTTGGCCGATTCTATTGTTCTATTGGATTGTATTGTTTGTTGCAACAATGAGGAGACAGATAAGGCATATGATAAAGCATAGATATGTTCCCTACACTTTTGGCAAACGG GAAGAACAGAAGAGGTGGTTGATGATGCATCCCCTGTTGCAAGTTGAATCTTCATTGGTCACATTTGTTGCATATTACAGGTACATTGAAGCAATTAGATGA
- the LOC111894710 gene encoding protein RER1A isoform X2, translating into MNVTSGGDGGGDEDVHTSSALTNWTHTVSQRYQHLLDKSTPYVRHRWIGFGVVLFIYVLRVSFVQGYYIVTYGLGIYILQLFITFLSPQVDPEFEEDPFDGLALPTHGSEEFRPFVRRLPEFKFWYSITKAACLAFVLTFFRVFDVPVFWPILLFYWIVLFVATMRRQIRHMIKHRYVPYTFGKRRYTGRTEEVVDDASPVAS; encoded by the exons ATGAATGTCACTAGCGGTGGCGATGGTGGTGGAGACGAGGACGTTCACACATCCTCCGCCTTGACCAACTGGACGCACACCGTCTCCCAAAGATACCAACACCTTCTCGACAAGTCAACACCATACGTCCGCCACCGTTGGATCGGTTTCGGCGTCGTCTTGTTCATCTACGTCCTCCGTGTTTCCTTCGTTCAAGGTTACTACATCGTAACATACGGCCTAGGGATCTACATTCTTCAGCTCTTCATCACTTTCCTTTCGCCTCAGGTTGATCCCGAATTTGAAGAAGATCCTTTCGATGGCCTTGCCCTACCTACCCATGGATCCGAAGAATTCCGCCCCTTCGTTCGTCGTCTTCCCGAATTCAAGTTCTG GTATTCAATTACAAAAGCAGCTTGCCTTGCTTTTGTGTTGACATTCTTCCGTGTATTTGATGTTCCTGTATTTTGGCCGATTCTATTGTTCTATTGGATTGTATTGTTTGTTGCAACAATGAGGAGACAGATAAGGCATATGATAAAGCATAGATATGTTCCCTACACTTTTGGCAAACGG CGTTACACAGGAAGAACAGAAGAGGTGGTTGATGATGCATCCCCTGTTGCAAGTTGA